Proteins from one Periplaneta americana isolate PAMFEO1 chromosome 6, P.americana_PAMFEO1_priV1, whole genome shotgun sequence genomic window:
- the LOC138701109 gene encoding macrophage migration inhibitory factor homolog gives MPHFVLETNIPKSKVTVDFLKQTTALMAKTLGKPESYCVAGVIADQTMLWGGTTDPCGTATLMSIGKLGVEENKKHAALLYDHIEKNLGIPRTRLYITFVDADPANVGYNGTTFHQIFGGK, from the exons ATGCCACACTTTGTTCTAGAAACTAATATCCCCAAAAGTAAAGTAACTGTGGACTTTCTTAAGCAAACTACTGCATTAATGGCGAAAACATTGGGAAAGCCGGAAAGT TATTGCGTTGCAGGAGTAATTGCTGATCAAACAATGTTATGGGGTGGAACTACTGATCCATGTGGCACTGCAACCCTCATGTCCATTGGAAAATTGGGCGTTGAGGAGAATAAAAAACATGCAGCTCTTCTGTATGATCATATTGAAAAGAATCTAGGAATTCCACGTACCAG attGTATATAACATTTGTTGATGCGGATCCTGCCAATGTTGGCTATAATGGAACAACTTTCCACCAGATCTTTGGTGGAAAATAA
- the Rad1 gene encoding cell cycle checkpoint protein RAD1 isoform X1, translating into MALLSQNDTVEDYLFEAYLDSVKHIYGLLKAVNFKDNATCFATEKGLKVTVEDSKCVQASAFIQKEMFQRYSLNDEQVAFKVNLSVLVECLNIFGGTATALKMCYQGYGYPLTMLLEEGGVITDCSIRTLEPEEILDFNFSAESVLNKIILRSECLKEVFAELDSSSDLIEILLSPDPPYFRITTSGIAGDTKVDIPKNSDMIETFQCTTVATSRYKLSHVKPSAKSLAISQKVSIRTDDRGLLCFQYMIPADNHTCFIEYCCTPVADIDDDS; encoded by the exons ATGGCACTTTTGAGTCAGAATGATACTGTAGAAGATTATTTGTTTGAAGCGTATCTTGATAGTGTTAAACATATCTATGGACTTCTGAAAGCCGTGAATTTCAAAGAC aaTGCTACATGTTTTGCTACAGAAAAGGGTTTGAAAGTCACCGTGGAAGATTCGAAATGTGTCCAGGCTAGTGCATTTATCCAAAAAGAAATGTTTCAA CGATACTCATTGAATGATGAACAAGTGGCCTTTAAGGTGAATCTGTCAGTTCTGGTAGAATGTCTCAATATTTTTGGAGGAACAGCTACAGCACTAAAAATGTGTTATCAAGGGTATGGATATCCCCTCACAATGTT ACTAGAAGAAGGTGGGGTTATTACAGATTGTAGCATTAGGACGTTAGAGCCAGAAGAAATACTCGATTTCAACTTCTCTGCAGAAAGTGTTCTGAATAAAATCATTCTTCGCTCAGAGTGCCTTAAGGAAGTGTTTGCAGAGTTAGACTCTTCAAGTGACTTAATAGAGATTTTACTATCACCAGATCCACCTTATTTTCGTATCACTACATCGGGAATTGCTGGGGACACTAAG GTGGATATTCCCAAAAACAGTGACATGATTGAAACATTCCAGTGTACAACAGTTGCAACATCCAG atacAAGTTATCACATGTGAAACCGAGTGCTAAATCTCTtgcaatatctcagaaagtatctATTCGCACTGATGACAGAGGGCTGCTGTGCTTCCAATACATGATTCCTGCTGACAATCACACGTGTTTTATAGAATATTGC TGTACTCCTGTAGCAGATATTGATGATGATAGCTGA
- the Rad1 gene encoding cell cycle checkpoint protein RAD1 isoform X2: protein MHYISIYLVEHNGIEDSPENATCFATEKGLKVTVEDSKCVQASAFIQKEMFQRYSLNDEQVAFKVNLSVLVECLNIFGGTATALKMCYQGYGYPLTMLLEEGGVITDCSIRTLEPEEILDFNFSAESVLNKIILRSECLKEVFAELDSSSDLIEILLSPDPPYFRITTSGIAGDTKVDIPKNSDMIETFQCTTVATSRYKLSHVKPSAKSLAISQKVSIRTDDRGLLCFQYMIPADNHTCFIEYCCTPVADIDDDS from the exons ATGCACTACATTTCTATCTATCTGGTGGAGCACAACGGGATCGAAGATTCACCAGAA aaTGCTACATGTTTTGCTACAGAAAAGGGTTTGAAAGTCACCGTGGAAGATTCGAAATGTGTCCAGGCTAGTGCATTTATCCAAAAAGAAATGTTTCAA CGATACTCATTGAATGATGAACAAGTGGCCTTTAAGGTGAATCTGTCAGTTCTGGTAGAATGTCTCAATATTTTTGGAGGAACAGCTACAGCACTAAAAATGTGTTATCAAGGGTATGGATATCCCCTCACAATGTT ACTAGAAGAAGGTGGGGTTATTACAGATTGTAGCATTAGGACGTTAGAGCCAGAAGAAATACTCGATTTCAACTTCTCTGCAGAAAGTGTTCTGAATAAAATCATTCTTCGCTCAGAGTGCCTTAAGGAAGTGTTTGCAGAGTTAGACTCTTCAAGTGACTTAATAGAGATTTTACTATCACCAGATCCACCTTATTTTCGTATCACTACATCGGGAATTGCTGGGGACACTAAG GTGGATATTCCCAAAAACAGTGACATGATTGAAACATTCCAGTGTACAACAGTTGCAACATCCAG atacAAGTTATCACATGTGAAACCGAGTGCTAAATCTCTtgcaatatctcagaaagtatctATTCGCACTGATGACAGAGGGCTGCTGTGCTTCCAATACATGATTCCTGCTGACAATCACACGTGTTTTATAGAATATTGC TGTACTCCTGTAGCAGATATTGATGATGATAGCTGA